The Epinephelus lanceolatus isolate andai-2023 chromosome 8, ASM4190304v1, whole genome shotgun sequence genome includes a window with the following:
- the LOC117258073 gene encoding uncharacterized protein LOC117258073 isoform X1 has protein sequence MVHCCNPFHKAKTREPSRHRHREELHFVDEYGQPINVQVEARRGHGHRKRRSRCAIECQVPTERHWEALRAMGLMDGEGGQGDGYSAGPYYGHVTMSPDLYPANSHMMMSPDVYPPNGYLPRSSNDQHPGNNYLPSVSYSLDHLDRLDYQGPDILPYQPNSESCLIGCYNTEEMEPKNFPRQSDYRPPWRSDRLLGYLPLSELDSGLGCGPDSPHHRVALSEAETDAMSSLPGHTPSSQGSSSSSESLISSEPSDSGFHSVSTGEHRRLHKIHGSHAHRQTHHLRSGHSPREQRGRWDLESIPETTQMTHSGAPQPSRCSVGNSTTTTVHFHRAERSPTLPRNRSPPSPSIGCRTEPCQRRALWLDQQQGGSGTIEAPGRSRTITDLSEGQRQRRASHPNMADPNTLRNRLQNSQPGTASNTLGPRSRASYPSSCHPTNHLSIDRTSLTNHQNTLRNSQGMSPSREDSLSKSPGSGSSGASDWRGFQTLGSRTSNPKAPSVSFYSTLGAPQHNPHSPPSPRSRLSNQKSVRNQLLRARAYRLARERSEVTTDEEVRGEGEREGEEEGEDGRWAGRYWNRTERRRHLAISRQHRERRGGGEEQAGGLQGSLSSQTVLELSHMKQNRLRNSKLLDDWTTVEELLTHGTRVESDNQLCPSPLLSVTTV, from the exons ATGGTACATTGCTGCAACCCCTTCCACAAG GCCAAGACTCGTGAACCATCTCGTCACCGACACCGAGAGGAGCTGCACTTTGTGGATGAGTATGGCCAGCCGATCAATGTGCAGGTGGAGGCGAGAAGGGGACATGGTCACAGGAAGCGGCGGTCTCGTTGTGCCATTGAGTGCCAAGTCCCGACCGAAAGACACTGGGAGGCCTTGAGAGCCATGGGACTGATGGATGGTGAGGGAGGCCAAGGAGATGGATACAGTGCAGG GCCATACTACGGTCACGTGACCATGTCACCTGACCTATACCCTGCCAACAGtcacatgatgatgtcacctgatGTCTATCCACCCAATGGCTATCTGCCCAGATCATCAAATGACCAGCACCCGGGTAACAACTACCTGCCCAGCGTCTCCTACAGCTTAGATCACCTGGACAGACTGGACTACCAG gGTCCAGACATATTGCCCTACCAGCCGAACTCAGAGAGCTGTCTGATTGGCTGCTATAACACAGAAGAGATGGAGCCAAAGAATTTCCCCAGACAG TCCGACTATCGCCCTCCTTGGCGGTCTGATCGTCTTCTTGGATACCTTCCCCTCAGTGAGCTTGACAGCGGGCTGGGATGTGGCCCTGACAGCCCACACCACCGGGTGGCGCTCTCCGAGGCTGAAACAGATGCCATGTCATCATTGCCGGGTCACACTCCTTCCTCCCAAGgctcctcctcgtcctctgaGTCGCTGATCTCCTCCGAACCCAGTGACTCTGGCTTTCACAGCGTCAGCACTGGGGAGCACAGACGGCTGCATAAGATTCATGGAAGCCATGCCCACCGACAAACTCACCATCTCCGCTCAGGCCACTCCCCTCGAGAGCAGAGAGGACGCTGGGATTTGGAGTCCATCCCTGAGACGACTCAGATGACTCACTCTGGAGCACCTCAGCCGTCCCGCTGCAGTGTGGGTAACAGCACGACCACAACAGTACACTTCCACAGAGCCGAGAGGAGTCCCACCTTACCTCGCAACCGCTCGCCACCTTCCCCTTCCATCG GTTGCCGTACTGAGCCCTGCCAGCGGAGGGCGCTGTGGTTGGACCAACAGCAGGGAGGAAGCGGGACGATAGAGGCTCCAGGGCGGAGTCGAACAATAACAGATTTGAGTGAAGGACAGCGCCAGCGCAGGGCCAGTCACCCCAACATGGCAGATCCAAACACTCTGAGAAACAGACTCCAGAACAGCCAACCAGGAACAGCCAGCAACACGCTGGGGCCGAGGAGCAGGGCCAGTTATCCCAGTAGCTGTCACCCCACCAATCATCTCAGCATAGACAGAACCAGTCTGACCAATCATCAGAACACACTGAGAAACAGCCAGGGCATGAGCCCGAGCAGAGAGGACTCCCTTTCTAAGAGTCCTGGATCAGGCTCCAGCGGGGCGTCAGACTGGCGTGGCTTTCAGACTCTTGGGAGTCGCACCAGCAACCCAAAAGCACCCTCTGTTTCTTTCTACAGCACACTGGGCGCCCCACAACATAACCCCCACTCTCCACCCTCTCCCCGCTCCAGACTATCCAATCAGAAGTCAGTCAGGAACCAGCTGCTCAGAGCCCGAGCTTACCGATTGGCCAGGGAGCGCAGTGAGGTCACAACAGACGAAGAGGTGCGCGGAGAGGGGGAAAGAGAAggtgaggaggaaggagaggatggCCGCTGGGCGGGGCGTTACTGGAACCGGACTGAACGGAGGCGCCACCTGGCGATATCGcgtcaacacagagagaggagaggaggaggggaagagcAGGCCGGAGGACTTCAGGGGTCGCTGTCGTCTCAGACGGTGCTGGAGCTGAGCCACATGAAGCAGAACCGCCTGAGGAACAGCAAACTGCTCGATGATTGGACAACTGTGGAGGAGCTGCTAACTCATGGGACACGAGTGGAGAGCGACAATCAGCTTTGTCCCAGCCCTCTGTTATCAGTTACTACTGTCTGA
- the LOC117258073 gene encoding uncharacterized protein LOC117258073 isoform X2, with protein MGCRFTRTKAKTREPSRHRHREELHFVDEYGQPINVQVEARRGHGHRKRRSRCAIECQVPTERHWEALRAMGLMDGEGGQGDGYSAGPYYGHVTMSPDLYPANSHMMMSPDVYPPNGYLPRSSNDQHPGNNYLPSVSYSLDHLDRLDYQGPDILPYQPNSESCLIGCYNTEEMEPKNFPRQSDYRPPWRSDRLLGYLPLSELDSGLGCGPDSPHHRVALSEAETDAMSSLPGHTPSSQGSSSSSESLISSEPSDSGFHSVSTGEHRRLHKIHGSHAHRQTHHLRSGHSPREQRGRWDLESIPETTQMTHSGAPQPSRCSVGNSTTTTVHFHRAERSPTLPRNRSPPSPSIGCRTEPCQRRALWLDQQQGGSGTIEAPGRSRTITDLSEGQRQRRASHPNMADPNTLRNRLQNSQPGTASNTLGPRSRASYPSSCHPTNHLSIDRTSLTNHQNTLRNSQGMSPSREDSLSKSPGSGSSGASDWRGFQTLGSRTSNPKAPSVSFYSTLGAPQHNPHSPPSPRSRLSNQKSVRNQLLRARAYRLARERSEVTTDEEVRGEGEREGEEEGEDGRWAGRYWNRTERRRHLAISRQHRERRGGGEEQAGGLQGSLSSQTVLELSHMKQNRLRNSKLLDDWTTVEELLTHGTRVESDNQLCPSPLLSVTTV; from the exons ATGGGCTGCCGTTTCACTCGGACGAAG GCCAAGACTCGTGAACCATCTCGTCACCGACACCGAGAGGAGCTGCACTTTGTGGATGAGTATGGCCAGCCGATCAATGTGCAGGTGGAGGCGAGAAGGGGACATGGTCACAGGAAGCGGCGGTCTCGTTGTGCCATTGAGTGCCAAGTCCCGACCGAAAGACACTGGGAGGCCTTGAGAGCCATGGGACTGATGGATGGTGAGGGAGGCCAAGGAGATGGATACAGTGCAGG GCCATACTACGGTCACGTGACCATGTCACCTGACCTATACCCTGCCAACAGtcacatgatgatgtcacctgatGTCTATCCACCCAATGGCTATCTGCCCAGATCATCAAATGACCAGCACCCGGGTAACAACTACCTGCCCAGCGTCTCCTACAGCTTAGATCACCTGGACAGACTGGACTACCAG gGTCCAGACATATTGCCCTACCAGCCGAACTCAGAGAGCTGTCTGATTGGCTGCTATAACACAGAAGAGATGGAGCCAAAGAATTTCCCCAGACAG TCCGACTATCGCCCTCCTTGGCGGTCTGATCGTCTTCTTGGATACCTTCCCCTCAGTGAGCTTGACAGCGGGCTGGGATGTGGCCCTGACAGCCCACACCACCGGGTGGCGCTCTCCGAGGCTGAAACAGATGCCATGTCATCATTGCCGGGTCACACTCCTTCCTCCCAAGgctcctcctcgtcctctgaGTCGCTGATCTCCTCCGAACCCAGTGACTCTGGCTTTCACAGCGTCAGCACTGGGGAGCACAGACGGCTGCATAAGATTCATGGAAGCCATGCCCACCGACAAACTCACCATCTCCGCTCAGGCCACTCCCCTCGAGAGCAGAGAGGACGCTGGGATTTGGAGTCCATCCCTGAGACGACTCAGATGACTCACTCTGGAGCACCTCAGCCGTCCCGCTGCAGTGTGGGTAACAGCACGACCACAACAGTACACTTCCACAGAGCCGAGAGGAGTCCCACCTTACCTCGCAACCGCTCGCCACCTTCCCCTTCCATCG GTTGCCGTACTGAGCCCTGCCAGCGGAGGGCGCTGTGGTTGGACCAACAGCAGGGAGGAAGCGGGACGATAGAGGCTCCAGGGCGGAGTCGAACAATAACAGATTTGAGTGAAGGACAGCGCCAGCGCAGGGCCAGTCACCCCAACATGGCAGATCCAAACACTCTGAGAAACAGACTCCAGAACAGCCAACCAGGAACAGCCAGCAACACGCTGGGGCCGAGGAGCAGGGCCAGTTATCCCAGTAGCTGTCACCCCACCAATCATCTCAGCATAGACAGAACCAGTCTGACCAATCATCAGAACACACTGAGAAACAGCCAGGGCATGAGCCCGAGCAGAGAGGACTCCCTTTCTAAGAGTCCTGGATCAGGCTCCAGCGGGGCGTCAGACTGGCGTGGCTTTCAGACTCTTGGGAGTCGCACCAGCAACCCAAAAGCACCCTCTGTTTCTTTCTACAGCACACTGGGCGCCCCACAACATAACCCCCACTCTCCACCCTCTCCCCGCTCCAGACTATCCAATCAGAAGTCAGTCAGGAACCAGCTGCTCAGAGCCCGAGCTTACCGATTGGCCAGGGAGCGCAGTGAGGTCACAACAGACGAAGAGGTGCGCGGAGAGGGGGAAAGAGAAggtgaggaggaaggagaggatggCCGCTGGGCGGGGCGTTACTGGAACCGGACTGAACGGAGGCGCCACCTGGCGATATCGcgtcaacacagagagaggagaggaggaggggaagagcAGGCCGGAGGACTTCAGGGGTCGCTGTCGTCTCAGACGGTGCTGGAGCTGAGCCACATGAAGCAGAACCGCCTGAGGAACAGCAAACTGCTCGATGATTGGACAACTGTGGAGGAGCTGCTAACTCATGGGACACGAGTGGAGAGCGACAATCAGCTTTGTCCCAGCCCTCTGTTATCAGTTACTACTGTCTGA